The Aliidongia dinghuensis genome includes the window CGCAACCGTGTGTACGCGCGATATCGCGATTGACCCCCAGCCGTTGACCGCGGCGCTGGCGACCCTGGCGGCGGTGATCGAACGCCACAACCGCAAGACCGAGGGGTTCGAACGCGCCAAGGCCGAGGCGCGCACCCAGCTCCAGCGCCACTATTTGTCTACCATCGTCGATCAGGTGCGCGACCTCGACGCGCAGATCGCCGTGCAGAAAACCATCAAGACCAAGCTAACTGACGGCGCCGAGGACCTGCCCGATCCGCGCGGCTTGCAGGCGCTCAAGGATTCGTTCGAGGCGAAGCAGGCTAGGGTTTCAAGCGAGCACGCCGGCGGTGCCGCGCTCACCGATAAGCTCAAGATCTTCCTGGGCCGCACCGATTTGCGCTTCGAGTCCGGTGCTGAGGGCTATCACGTGCAACGCTGGGGCAAGCCGGCCAAGCGCCTGTCTGAAGGCGAGAAGACCGCGATCGCCTTCCTTTATTTCACCGTCCAGCTCGGCGACCAGGATTTCAACGTCAAGGAGGGCGTCGTCGTCATCGACGACCCGATCTCAAGCCTCGACGCGGCATCGATCTATCAGGCGTTCGCCTTCCTCAAGAATGCGGTCAAGGACGCCAAGCAGGTCTTCATCCTCACCCACAATTTCGATTTCCTGAAATTGCTGCTCAACTGGGTCCAGAACTTCAAAAAAACCGACAAAGCCTATTTCATGATCGTTTGCGCCGAGGCGGATGGATGCCGTGACGCCTCGCTCAAACCGCTCGACGCGCTGCTGCTCAACCATCCGACCGAATATTGCTTCCTGTTCAAGCTGCTGCACGGCTTCAAGTCGGATGGGACGATCCTCGCCTCCTATCATATTCCCAATGTCGCGCGGAAAGTGCTCGAAACCTTCCTCGATTTCCACCGGCCCTACGAAGCCTCGCTATACGCCAAGCTCGAGGCGACCGACTTTGATTCGCACAAGAAAACCGCGATCTATAAGTTCGCGAATGATCTCTCCCATTCGACCGGCAAGGGTTTCGATCCGGCACTTGTCTCCGAAACGCAGAAGAACGTGACCTATCTGCTGGAGATGATCAGAGCCGTAGCGCCGCTGCATTATGACGGCCTCGAAAAGCTCGCGGTCCCGCAATAGGCCTGCCGCCAGGCACGGCGCGATTGCGTGCGGGCTCGCATTAAAGTGACAGTACCTTCCCTCTAGGGGCCGAGGGCGTTGACTCTTTCGCGCATAACAGCACGAGGGCCGGCCGCTTCACCGGCCAGTACAAGATTGATATTGCACGGAAGCGGTCATTTGCTTTCACACAGGTTCGGAACGGCAGCTTCCGCCGTATCACCGTCTCAAAACCATCAGTCCGGGAGCGGCCAGTTTCTGTCGTGTTGGGATGCCGATGGGGCGAGCGATGGATGTCGGCTCTTGTTAGAACCCGACATGAAGCGATCCGGGCCGAAATGGCGGGTTTGTCCTGTCGTGGCGTAAGTTACAGTCCAATCTCCCGCTTCCGGCCGATGCTCCAGTCGACCTGTCCCGACGGACCCATCACGCCGCCGACCTGCTTGCTGAGCTGCTGCTCAAGTGCGGGCCTCCACGGAACGAGCTGCAGGCTGGCGCCGTCATCGATCAAGGCAAAGCGCCCCGATGAAAGGGTGACGCGTTGGCGATAGATGCCCGAGACGTGCTCGCCGACCACGGCGGCGCGATACGGCAGGCCTGTTTCGGACGCCAGCCTGGCACCGATCTCGGCCAACTCTCTGTCGCGCAGCGTGCTCAAAAGATCGCGGGCGAAAATGATGCGCTGCCCCTGACGGCGGGCTAGATCCTGTTCGATCAGATGCTCGACGCGCTTCTCCATCGCCTCGCGCACTTCCCGGCCGAAGCCGCCGTTGCCCAGGACGTCATCCTTCGCGAGGAGCTGGCGGTCCAACCAGGTCGCGCCAGGCGCGGTCGTCTGGGTCTCGATCGAGAGGTCGGACCGGGTTGCGAGCGAGAGGCGATGGCGGCCGCCGGCGTCCTCATAGGCGCGCGTCTCGACGATCGCGCCAGGTCGGGCGTCGCCGGTGAATTCCAGGTCCGAGAAGCGAAGATGATGTGTCCGACCGTCTGTGCCGTCGATGACGACATAGGCGGTCCCCTTCAGTTCGTCGTCGAGCCCACGTTCGACCAGGCGGCCGATGACGGGCTGTTCGGGCTCGGCGCCATGCATGGCGAATTGGCTGACATCAGGCTCGCGGCCCGAGCCGGACATGGCGCGGTGCATGGTTCTGATGATATCGCCGCGATCACCCAGCTCGCGCAATGACGCCTCCAAGCTAGGCTTCAAGGACCACTGGGCAGGTCCCACTTGCTCGGCCAGGCCGAGGCGTTCGAGCTTCGTCGCCCGGCCGATCAACAGCCGCTGCGTCTCCGGGTCTTCGCTTCCTCCCGGCCGAAGGTCGGCGACGCCGCCGCCCTCGTCGGCGATATCGCGCAGGGCGCGGTCGAGACTCGTCCAGCGCTCTGCGCCCATCTCCCGTTCGAGAGTGGTGCGGATCTCTTGCTCGCTGCGTGGCCCAAGCTCCAGAGTGACGCGCTCAGCGGCCCGGTCGCGGAACCCGCGGCTGATGTAGTCGCGGCTGATCACCAGGTCCTCGCCGTCGTCGGTGCGCCCGCGGACCAGCACGTGGACATGCGGGTTGTCGGTGTTCCAGTGATCGACCGCGACCCAATCGAGCTTGGTCCCGAGATCGCGTTCGACATCCTGCATCAGCTCTCGGGTGAAGGTGCGCAGGTTCTTGAGTTCTCCGGCGTCTTCCGGCGAGACGATGAAACGGAAGTGATGGCGGTCGTCCTCGGTCCGCTCGGCGAAGGCGTGTTCGTCGGCCTCGTCCGAGGCGGCGTCGAACATCCTGGCGTCGGCACCGTCGCGGGTAACACCTTCGCGCTTCAGGTAGGCCAAGTGCTTCGGCAGCGGAGCCGAGCGGAAGCGCGTGCCGTTGTGGCGAACGACCCTGGCCTTCAGCACCACGCGCCGCGCGTTCGAGCGCAGGCGCACCGAGGCTGCGGCACGCCGGCCCCGGCCGAAGCGAGATCGGCTGCGGCCCTGGCTGGAGCGGAAGCTGCTGCCGACGTGACCTGCCTTCTTTGCGGCGCGCATGACCTCGCCGGCGAAGGTCTTTGGACGCTGGGCGCCACGGTTGCCGTGGCGGATGCGGCCGGGGCGGATGTGCAGTTGGTCGTCACGCGTCGCCATGGCCGTAAATCCATGATTTTCGGCCGGCGATGGCGGTCGATGCGTTGAAATCGTTGATGAAATGCCCGGAAGCGCCAGCAGGTCCCTGTGCCCGAGGCACAAAAATTCCCAACACAACCAACCACTTGCGCCGCCCAGAGGGCCGGCCTTTTACCTTGCCGTCCGTTGGTCGTGTTCCCCTGCTATCCCGTTCCCCGACAGCCTCCGCCATTTCCGCACCCATCACTGGCGCTTCCGCCGACCGGATCATTGCGGTCGCCTCGCTGCTGACAACGAGACGAACAGGCCGTCGGATTGCGGAACGAGCCCGGTCCAATCGCGGACCGGTGCGTCATTCGAGTGCAGCTTGGAAGTCGGCTCCGATGCTGGCGTTTGTGCAGATGCCCCGTCGTTCCGATGGTGCGGAAACAGCGCGGCTTCGGTCCAGGATTTGACGACGGCGGCGAGAATCGTGGTGTCGTCTTCGGCATGTCCGCCGATGATCGGGGCGAGACGGATCAGGTAGGCGCGCGTTTCGGCCGGCAGCGGTCGCCCGGTCGCCACGTGGTCCTCCCACCGCGCCGGTCCTGCGTTGTATGCCGCGAGGAAGCCGGGGATGCCGTAGCGGTCGTGCAACTCCCGGAGATACGCAGCGCCGGCCATGATGTTGTCGTGCGCATCGTAGGGATTGGCGCCAAGACCGTAGCGCCGACGCAGCAATGCCCATGTCTCCGGCATGATCTGCATCAGGCCCATGGCGCCCTTCGGCGAGGTCGCGCGGATGTCGCCGAAGCTTTCCGCACGCATCACGGCGCGTATCCATGCTGCGGGGATGCCGAAGCGGTGTGCGGCCTCCTCAACGACCGCGGACAGGCCGAGCGCGACAGCCGGCGCGGCCGCTAGTTGCAGCGGCGACATCGCCTGGGCGCTTGCGGAGCCGCTCCATAGCGGAATGATGGCGCCCAGAACGGCGAGCGCGAAGCATCTGGCTCGCGCATCGGCGCCCGATCGACTGGCAGCAGCCCGTTGTGACGAGGCCGGGAAGGAGGAAGGGCATTGGCTGGCTGGCCTCATGGTCAGTCTCCCTCCCGCGTCCAGAGGGCGTCGGCCCGGCCGATGATCGTGGTGATGGGCAGAAGCCCGAAATACCGACCGTCGAAGGAGGCCTTCGAGTGCCAGTTCATGAGAAAGACCTCGCCAGGCTGCACGGGACGGCAGCCGCTCCAGACGGGCAGCGGGCGGCCTCTGCTGTCGCTCGCGAGCGCGTCGCCCATGGCGATGCCGTCGACCGTGATCGTACTGCCGACACGGCAGACGACTTGTCCTGGCAATGCGAGGACCCGCTTCAGCATGGGCACGCCGTTGGCGAGGTAGCGCCGCCGATCGAGGAATTCGGCCAGGGGCCCCGGCGGCTTTACGACCAACAG containing:
- a CDS encoding AAA family ATPase — translated: MLTAIKRIKGLGVFGDFTAPADLPAFARYNIIYGENGSGKTTLSRLFAALEAGAHTDHADLEYTIESQSGTLSAGQRYGRKVRTFNADYVEANIGQFHGPLRHILIIGEENKALAEEAAVERATYDERSRAITAAERAAEKLDADKGKVFSAIARTIGEATSGSTLRSYRKPNAEAVFARERDLAPLSDPQLEAHRATVHQEQLERVAMPVLPLQPCDPARPFADVATALPAEIVALLARTAQAGALRRLAEEPMIARWVEEGVTLHRAHNSDHCEFCAQPLPAARMAALAEHFGVEDQRLKADIEQTARIARNLSDGVATLVFPAKTALYAELRADYETAVEMAERCRTALLDQIDVAAAVLDEKLLNRATVCTRDIAIDPQPLTAALATLAAVIERHNRKTEGFERAKAEARTQLQRHYLSTIVDQVRDLDAQIAVQKTIKTKLTDGAEDLPDPRGLQALKDSFEAKQARVSSEHAGGAALTDKLKIFLGRTDLRFESGAEGYHVQRWGKPAKRLSEGEKTAIAFLYFTVQLGDQDFNVKEGVVVIDDPISSLDAASIYQAFAFLKNAVKDAKQVFILTHNFDFLKLLLNWVQNFKKTDKAYFMIVCAEADGCRDASLKPLDALLLNHPTEYCFLFKLLHGFKSDGTILASYHIPNVARKVLETFLDFHRPYEASLYAKLEATDFDSHKKTAIYKFANDLSHSTGKGFDPALVSETQKNVTYLLEMIRAVAPLHYDGLEKLAVPQ
- a CDS encoding relaxase/mobilization nuclease domain-containing protein, translated to MATRDDQLHIRPGRIRHGNRGAQRPKTFAGEVMRAAKKAGHVGSSFRSSQGRSRSRFGRGRRAAASVRLRSNARRVVLKARVVRHNGTRFRSAPLPKHLAYLKREGVTRDGADARMFDAASDEADEHAFAERTEDDRHHFRFIVSPEDAGELKNLRTFTRELMQDVERDLGTKLDWVAVDHWNTDNPHVHVLVRGRTDDGEDLVISRDYISRGFRDRAAERVTLELGPRSEQEIRTTLEREMGAERWTSLDRALRDIADEGGGVADLRPGGSEDPETQRLLIGRATKLERLGLAEQVGPAQWSLKPSLEASLRELGDRGDIIRTMHRAMSGSGREPDVSQFAMHGAEPEQPVIGRLVERGLDDELKGTAYVVIDGTDGRTHHLRFSDLEFTGDARPGAIVETRAYEDAGGRHRLSLATRSDLSIETQTTAPGATWLDRQLLAKDDVLGNGGFGREVREAMEKRVEHLIEQDLARRQGQRIIFARDLLSTLRDRELAEIGARLASETGLPYRAAVVGEHVSGIYRQRVTLSSGRFALIDDGASLQLVPWRPALEQQLSKQVGGVMGPSGQVDWSIGRKREIGL
- a CDS encoding S26 family signal peptidase, encoding MTRFGWLAASLAAVACIVGPALAPPRARLIWNASASVPIGLYRVRPTGDLRVTELLVVKPPGPLAEFLDRRRYLANGVPMLKRVLALPGQVVCRVGSTITVDGIAMGDALASDSRGRPLPVWSGCRPVQPGEVFLMNWHSKASFDGRYFGLLPITTIIGRADALWTREGD
- a CDS encoding lytic transglycosylase domain-containing protein, which codes for MRPASQCPSSFPASSQRAAASRSGADARARCFALAVLGAIIPLWSGSASAQAMSPLQLAAAPAVALGLSAVVEEAAHRFGIPAAWIRAVMRAESFGDIRATSPKGAMGLMQIMPETWALLRRRYGLGANPYDAHDNIMAGAAYLRELHDRYGIPGFLAAYNAGPARWEDHVATGRPLPAETRAYLIRLAPIIGGHAEDDTTILAAVVKSWTEAALFPHHRNDGASAQTPASEPTSKLHSNDAPVRDWTGLVPQSDGLFVSLSAARRPQ